DNA sequence from the Leptospira limi genome:
TTTGTAAGGCTTTTAAGGAATCACCCGAAACTCCAGGTAAACGTTTGATTTCTTCTTGGACAAGGCCATACCGAGAGAGTGGAGTTTTATCCCTTTCACCACTCACCACGATTCCTGAGAGATTTGTCTCCGAGATTGAAACAAGAATCACCTGTCCTTTGAAACGAACTTCACGGAATAACGATTCGGTTCTATCAGCAGTGGAAACTTTGATCTCATAATAACCTGGTTCAGGAAACTGTAGTTTGGCGATCCCTTCTGCATTTGAGATACCACTTGTTTTTCCTTTTTTCGAAATCACTACTGCATTTGGAACTGGTTTCCCTGAATTAGATTTTACAATTTGGATTGAAACTTCTAAATTTCCTTCTGCAAAAACCGGAATTGTTCCAATCGTAGAGACAAAAAGAAACAAGACAATCAATCGGATTGTGGAGTGAAAAATGATAGATTTCATTCTGAGATAGGGATTAAGTTTTCAGCGATTTTATATAGTTCGTCTAATGATTTTTTATCATCTAATAATCTGTAACTCTGCAATACCCCTTCATACACAATAAACAACTGTTTTGCGAGTGAATTTGGGTCCACCTTCTTTGAAATATATCCATTTTGGATTGAATTTTGCAGAAATTCAGATAAACATTCGATCGTTTGGTTGGCGATCCTTTCAATTTCAGAGCGAATGTGAACTTCTTCAGAATTGATTTGGGCACGAAAATTTGCCATTCCACAACCAAATAATTGTGACATCCGAGCTTCCCTGGAAAGGATTCGCACCCAAGCTTTGATGAAGTCTAAAGGTTTTGGATTTCGTTTCATTAAGGTTTTGAGTAAATTTAGATTTTCGTCCGAATAAATTTTGAGGACTTCTTTTCCCAACTCTTCCTTTGACGAAAAATGTTGGTACAAACTTGCCTTCACCGTTTTTGCCTCATCAACAATTTGGTTCAAACCAGTTTCTGAATACCCTTGTTTTAGAAAAAGGTTTCGGCTGACAGCCAAGAGACGTAATTTAGTCGGTTCCTTCTTCATTTCTGTCCTAAAATGAGGATAAACAAAATCCAATCAAGAAATACACCGACTAGTCTGTTCAATTTTTTTGTTCCAAACTAGAAGTTCGCACATAAAAAATCCTTGCAAATACATACCGACTGGTATGTATGTTTTCTTTAGGTGTACGATGAACCAAGAATTAATCTCCATTCATGAAGTATCAAAAACTGTTTCCGAAGCAATGAACACTCGTCATAGCATCCGAGAATATGATCCAAAACCAATTCCAGAGGAAATTCTAAAGAGAATTTTTGAAACATCTTTAAGAAGTCCCAGTTGGAAAAACTCCCAACCTTGGAAGGTTCACATTGTCAATGGAGCCAAAAAAGAACTACTCGCAGAAAAACTAACAAAAACTGCAAAGGAATCTGCACCTACTCCCGAGACTTCTTGGCCAGAATCTTATCCTAGTGATGCCAAAAAACGAATGTTTGATTTGGGTATGAAAATATATGGAGTTGCTGGCATCGATCGTAAAGACAAGGAAGCAAGAGACCAATTTATGCTTCGTAACTTTAGTTTTTTTGGAGCACCCACCGCCGTTTTTATCACATCCAAATTTGATCTTAATTTTTTTGTCGGAATTGATCTGGGTTGTTTCCTACAATCTGTTTTGCTTCTTGCGCGAGAAGAAGGACTTGGAACTTGCCCACAAGCTGCATTAGGTGCTTTCCCTGAAGTGGTTCGTGAAACACTGGATCTGCCGAAAGAAGAAAAAGTGATTATGGGTTTAAGCATTGGTTATCCAAAAGCAGATTCGGATTTGAATCGATACCATACACCGAGAGAAGAAGCCTCTGATTTAATTCGATTCTATTAAAAAATCATTTTGGATTCTGAATCTTTGGTATATGATACTATAACAAATCAAAAGTTGGTTGAGTATGTATAACAAAGATTTCTGGAACGAACGTTATGTGAGCGAAGAATATATTTATGGAAAAGAACCGAATGAGTTTTTACGTTCTCGACTTCCCAATTTAAAAAAAGGAAAAATCCTTTTTCCTTGTGAAGGTGAAGGAAGGAATGCAGTTTTTGCTGCAAGTCTTGGTTGGGATGTGTTTGCATTTGACCAGTCAGAAGCGGGAAGACAAAAAGCCATCCAATTAGCTAAAGAAAAAAATGTCACTTTCCATTATGAAATTTCTGATGCATTAACGTATCCTTACGCACCCGAACAAATGGATATGGTCGCACTGATTTATAGTCATTTTCATAAATCGATACGAACAACTGTTCATCGAAATTGTGTACGAACTTTAAAACCAGGTGGTCTTTTACTGTTAGAAGGTTTTTCTCCTGAACAATTAAAGTATACTTCAGGTGGACCAAAAGACCCCGATATGTTATACCAACTAAAAGATCTAAGAATGGATTTTTCAGAAATGAATGTTGAGTATGAAGAAACACTTGAAACTGAACTCAATGAAAGTCCTTTCCATAGAGGCAAAGCAAGTATTGTCAGGTTAGTACTTCGAAAGATTTAAATGTGAATCAATTTAATCATGTAGTTTGAACTTATGAAATTTACATTGAATCTGAAAGACGATGAATTTTAAAATTAGAGAAGCCAATGAATTGGATATTGATCACATTTTCCAATTCATTATCAATAAAGCAGAATTTGATCGGAACTTAGGAGATTCTTTGGGATTGGTTACAACTAACAAAGAAATCATAAGAAAAACAAGGTTTAATGATCTTTATGTAGAGCAAATTGATAGAGGATTTGGTTTAGGCAAAAACCTAATGAATTCTCTTCTTACCATTGCAAAAGAAATGAACGCATCCGATATAAGCTGGATTGCTAGTGACTTTAATGAAGGTGCAAAGGAGTTTTATCATAAAATCGGAAGTAAACAAATTCAAAAAATGGTCCTACCATTACCTACCAATTACCTTTAATACCTAAAAATTAAATCCACACCAAAAACTATCGACATGAGTTCATTTTGTACTCATAAGCCGACCATGGTTTATTATTTGTTATTCTATTTTTGTCAAATGATTGGTAAAAATTAGTTATTTCCATGGAAATTGAATCTTCGCATTTCAAGGAATCATATACCCTATCATCTAACGGAACATTAGAAACTTCTAATTTATTTTTAATCTATGAAATAAAATTTTAATTGAAATTAAATGACTAGTTCCGATCTCATATTCGTTAGATTTAACATCTATTTTATGTTAAATTTAAGAAGTGAAATATGTTTAATTTGAAAAAACCATTGTTAATTGTTGTCAGTTTAGTTTCCGTGACGATTTGTTTGTTAGGATACCTCCTGTTTTTTACGAAAACATTCTTAAGTTTGAACTAAATTCAAATTTAATAGATAAAATCGTTGTTTGTATGAATCTTCCGGCAATTGACTTGAAATATTTGTAAATTTTATCTTATACTTTCCAAATACTTCAAAATGCCCTCTTCTCCACGTTCTTCTGCTAGTTCTAAAATACTAACTCCGCCTACTGTTTTTGCCTTTGTCTCAGCTCCCGCTTTTACTAAAAGTTTAACAAGGTCCAAGTTACCACGGAACACGGCTCGGTAAAGAGCTGTTTCACCCATTGTATTGCGAAGGTTTACGTTTGCTCCTTTTTGGATCAGAAACTTTGCCAACTCCATTTCTTCCTCATCAACAGCTTTGATGAGCGAGGAATTTCCGAGTGAATCTTTTGCATTGATGGAAACTCCTTGGGCTAATAAAGATCTGACTTCTTCTAAATTCCCTTTTTCAACCGCATGGAAGAGACGTAATTCCAGGCTTGGAGGATTTTTAACGACAGTTTCATCCTCCACACACCCATTCCCAACCACAGCGATTAGAAAAATTATGAGAAATGGAAAGATATTTTTGAAAATTCGGCTCGATAAGATTTGGAACATCTGTTTTAGTCTAATAGTTTAACTATGAAACGTCGATCCATTTTTCTGCTAAGTTTCCAGTTCGTTCCTGTTTTGTTACTTGGGATGATATTCATCTCTTGTATTTCGATCATCAACCCAGGTGAGGTTGGGCTGATGTGGAGGCCTTATAGCTCCGGTCTCAGTCAAAAACCTTTGGAGTCTCGCGTACAAACATATATGCCTTGGAACAGTGTCTACGTTTACTCAATCCAATGGAGCAGTTACCAAGAAAAGGTTGAGGTATTGACTCGTGACGATTTGACAATCACTGTGACTGCCAATATCATCATACGACCCATTCAAAATGAAATTTACGAATTAGAAATGGAGATAGGTAGGGACTATTACGACAAGGTAGTCAAACCCCAGTTCAGAACAGCAATTCGAAATATACTCTCAGCTTATAATATGGTATCGATATCGAAAGAGACTCCCAATGTTTCCGCGCAGATTAAAAAATCTTTAACTGAAAAATTGAAATTTAAACATGTCGAAATTGATGATGTAATCATTGATGATGTTGAATATAGTCCTTCGATATTAAAAGCGATCGAAAGTAAACTCACAAAACAACAAGAACAAGAGCAGATGAAGTTTGAAATCAACATTGCCAAACGTGATGCTGAAATCCAACAAATCACAGCTGATGGTAAAGCCAAAGCAGTGTTAATTGAAGCAGAAGCTCAGGCCAAAGCCCAAAAGATGATATCTGATTCATTAACTCCAAAATACATCCAGCTCAAAGCAATGGAAAATCCAAATAATAAATTGATATTCGTACCGAACGGGAAAGATGGATTGCCTATTATTGTGAATACAGAGGGAAAATAAAAAGAATTGGATCAAATCCAAACCCCACTTATGCGGGGTTTGGTGAATTGGATTTGATTTTAAAATCGATAACTAGCTGACATAGAAAAGGAAACACCTTCTCTGTAGGAACGAAAGAGTTTCTCATCGTTTAGCAATTCATCTTTAACATAGATTTTAAACCTTTGGTCTGTAACGTTTTTCGCAGCAAATTTGAAATCGAGTTTATCATCCATTCTATGTGAAAAAACGATATCTGTTAAACCAACCCCTCTTTCGTAAGCATCAGGTGTTCCATTCGCCCCCACTACGAAAATTCGATCGCCAAAGTAATTATAGTAAAAACCTAATGTTGTCGTTTTCAATTTATTTAGGAAAATATCGAATTTAAGATTTGCTACAAAATCAGACTGTCCTTGTAGAGGTCTTCTTATATTGGTAGGATCATAGGAAAAACTTCTATCAATCGGATCCAAAAGACCAGCTTTAGCTACTGTGTATTGTTCCCATGAAATCACATTAACAAGTGATTTGATGAAGAAGACATTTGTTTCAAATCTAAATTTATCGAAAAACTCTCTCCTAAAATCTAACTCAACACCACGAATGGTAGCGCGACTTGCATTTGCATAAGTAAAAAATGGAGAAATTTGACCAGCAACCGGTTGTCCAATTAACTCAATCGGATTGGATAAATCTTTGATAAAAGCACCAGCTCCAACATAGTTTGAGCCACCCATGAAATATTCATAACGAAAATCAAAGTTATGAATATATGTTCTTTGAAGGTTTGGATTACCACGAATTCTATCACCACCAAAATATGGTGTAAAGGCAAAAGGTGATAATTCTCTAAAATCTGGTCTTGTAAGAGTTTGAGAATAACCAAATCGTAAATTTTGATCCTGAAGGAATTCATATACTAAATTTACACTAGGTAAAACATCCTTAGTTCGAATCTCTCCAACACCATTATTATCAGCAGAGCAAATATTATTCTTAACTAATAGAATTCTTTCGCCTTCGGATCCAACGTCACAACCATATCCCGGTCTTCTCACATCAAATTGTTCTTTTAAAACAAATGTTTTTACTTTTTGGTAGGAGTCTTCATAACGAGCACCACCAATGAATCGGAATTTTGGAAACAATGGTAAATCAAATTGAGAGAAGTAAGAATGTAACTTCTGGTAGGCGTCGTAAGCATTTGGTTCCACTTGTCTTTCCGAAAATGTTCGGTTAGCAAGTCCGGAACTATTAGTTCTTAAGAATTCAATAGGGTTATATGTGATTTCTCCTGGTACTAAGTAAAGATCACCAGTTCCTGTTCCAATATTAGATTTAGAACCAAATTCTCTAAAGGTAAACGACTTAAATCGATCGAGTGCGGAACCACCAAATTTAAATGAAGATTTTAACCCATTCCACTGATCAAATGGAATTTCATAAGCTACACTGAAACTTCTCACTGTGTCATTCGATGTTGAGTAGAATCTGGATCCATCGGGGTTATTTCCAAGTCTTGTTGGAATGGTTGTAACTGGGCTCGTTTGAGGCCTTCTCCATACTTGTTGTGTTAAATTTGGTTCATCACGTTTTGCTTCACCATAATTCATTTGCCAATCTAATGTATGAGGTCGACTCATCGAACCCAAATTGATAGCATGTTTACCACCGAAACTAGTATTGAAAAGTTGACGGCTGATGAAATCATTTGTTTGGGAAAAAAATTGAAAACTATCAATATTATTTGTTCCAACGGACTCTCTTACTGATTTTTCAGAAGAAACTGAGTAAAAATTCTTTAGAAAGAATTGTTGTCCAGCTGTCGGTTCATACGCCAAGTTTAAATTATTACCGAAAAGCCTTTCTTCTAAATAGATATCAGCATCTTGCGTTTGCAATGGAGTAACTGTCGTTAACTCTTTTACAGCAAGGTTAACTGGGTTACCAGGAATATAACGTACATCTTTTTGTCTTTTGAATCGATAGTCAACAGAATGAGTTGTTCCAAAAATTACACCCAATCGTTGTCCCGATTCAGTTAATTTGAATGTATTACCGATTGTAAAATTAAAATTTTTATCATAAGGTGCTTTTGTTTGATCAGGTGACCATTGAGAAGGAAAGGTAACCCCACC
Encoded proteins:
- a CDS encoding TetR/AcrR family transcriptional regulator; amino-acid sequence: MKKEPTKLRLLAVSRNLFLKQGYSETGLNQIVDEAKTVKASLYQHFSSKEELGKEVLKIYSDENLNLLKTLMKRNPKPLDFIKAWVRILSREARMSQLFGCGMANFRAQINSEEVHIRSEIERIANQTIECLSEFLQNSIQNGYISKKVDPNSLAKQLFIVYEGVLQSYRLLDDKKSLDELYKIAENLIPISE
- a CDS encoding nitroreductase encodes the protein MNQELISIHEVSKTVSEAMNTRHSIREYDPKPIPEEILKRIFETSLRSPSWKNSQPWKVHIVNGAKKELLAEKLTKTAKESAPTPETSWPESYPSDAKKRMFDLGMKIYGVAGIDRKDKEARDQFMLRNFSFFGAPTAVFITSKFDLNFFVGIDLGCFLQSVLLLAREEGLGTCPQAALGAFPEVVRETLDLPKEEKVIMGLSIGYPKADSDLNRYHTPREEASDLIRFY
- a CDS encoding class I SAM-dependent methyltransferase, with protein sequence MSEEYIYGKEPNEFLRSRLPNLKKGKILFPCEGEGRNAVFAASLGWDVFAFDQSEAGRQKAIQLAKEKNVTFHYEISDALTYPYAPEQMDMVALIYSHFHKSIRTTVHRNCVRTLKPGGLLLLEGFSPEQLKYTSGGPKDPDMLYQLKDLRMDFSEMNVEYEETLETELNESPFHRGKASIVRLVLRKI
- a CDS encoding GNAT family N-acetyltransferase, with translation MNFKIREANELDIDHIFQFIINKAEFDRNLGDSLGLVTTNKEIIRKTRFNDLYVEQIDRGFGLGKNLMNSLLTIAKEMNASDISWIASDFNEGAKEFYHKIGSKQIQKMVLPLPTNYL
- a CDS encoding ankyrin repeat domain-containing protein, translated to MFQILSSRIFKNIFPFLIIFLIAVVGNGCVEDETVVKNPPSLELRLFHAVEKGNLEEVRSLLAQGVSINAKDSLGNSSLIKAVDEEEMELAKFLIQKGANVNLRNTMGETALYRAVFRGNLDLVKLLVKAGAETKAKTVGGVSILELAEERGEEGILKYLESIR
- a CDS encoding prohibitin family protein, with the protein product MKRRSIFLLSFQFVPVLLLGMIFISCISIINPGEVGLMWRPYSSGLSQKPLESRVQTYMPWNSVYVYSIQWSSYQEKVEVLTRDDLTITVTANIIIRPIQNEIYELEMEIGRDYYDKVVKPQFRTAIRNILSAYNMVSISKETPNVSAQIKKSLTEKLKFKHVEIDDVIIDDVEYSPSILKAIESKLTKQQEQEQMKFEINIAKRDAEIQQITADGKAKAVLIEAEAQAKAQKMISDSLTPKYIQLKAMENPNNKLIFVPNGKDGLPIIVNTEGK
- a CDS encoding TonB-dependent receptor, which codes for MKSIKTLLTLSLLVFISTFGLSAQSNGSIRGTIIDSENGEPVFGATIVIRSEKKFAKTDFDGKYILELPPGTYQVEYQMYGYGPQNRSVVVTAGKPSQMNVTFGAQVLQTVEVKDRAINESDAALLQLQKKSATVSDSIGAESIKKSPDSSASDVIKRVTGITIVGGKFVFVRGLGERYSSTYLNDAYIPSTEPDKRVVPLDLFPASLIKNIRVIKSFVPEESGEFSGGLVKIETKEYPDQLTVNFGMGVGYNSNTTRNKWLTFKGGDFFGRPTANQELPSAVKAVPEFLPFEPGSRFGGLNPTLVNVGGVTFPSQWSPDQTKAPYDKNFNFTIGNTFKLTESGQRLGVIFGTTHSVDYRFKRQKDVRYIPGNPVNLAVKELTTVTPLQTQDADIYLEERLFGNNLNLAYEPTAGQQFFLKNFYSVSSEKSVRESVGTNNIDSFQFFSQTNDFISRQLFNTSFGGKHAINLGSMSRPHTLDWQMNYGEAKRDEPNLTQQVWRRPQTSPVTTIPTRLGNNPDGSRFYSTSNDTVRSFSVAYEIPFDQWNGLKSSFKFGGSALDRFKSFTFREFGSKSNIGTGTGDLYLVPGEITYNPIEFLRTNSSGLANRTFSERQVEPNAYDAYQKLHSYFSQFDLPLFPKFRFIGGARYEDSYQKVKTFVLKEQFDVRRPGYGCDVGSEGERILLVKNNICSADNNGVGEIRTKDVLPSVNLVYEFLQDQNLRFGYSQTLTRPDFRELSPFAFTPYFGGDRIRGNPNLQRTYIHNFDFRYEYFMGGSNYVGAGAFIKDLSNPIELIGQPVAGQISPFFTYANASRATIRGVELDFRREFFDKFRFETNVFFIKSLVNVISWEQYTVAKAGLLDPIDRSFSYDPTNIRRPLQGQSDFVANLKFDIFLNKLKTTTLGFYYNYFGDRIFVVGANGTPDAYERGVGLTDIVFSHRMDDKLDFKFAAKNVTDQRFKIYVKDELLNDEKLFRSYREGVSFSMSASYRF